The following proteins are co-located in the Bordetella bronchialis genome:
- a CDS encoding branched-chain amino acid ABC transporter permease, with the protein MSYADYVNLVINGLVEGLIIALPALALTLVYGLARFPNAATGDIVAVGGYAGLAAHHLSGSLVVAGLAGAAGGAVASVLAFLLAFRPVIRRSVITLLLTSIGVGFVIRAALGVLFGHDPRAFDMPLERAWRFGDISIAPADLSLAALTLATLALVFVILYATPLGRSLRAIADDPDLARVSGIRRERCMLAMWTIAGVVCGIAGTVTGMRTVVYPDAGWNLLLPAFAAAVVGGLGNPVGAVMGALLLGVLQELSTPVVGFVYKIALGYVFMMIVLLLRPQGLFNRPVGVR; encoded by the coding sequence GTGTCCTACGCCGATTACGTCAATCTGGTCATCAACGGGCTGGTGGAAGGGCTGATCATCGCCTTGCCGGCCCTGGCGCTGACCCTGGTCTACGGGCTGGCCCGCTTTCCCAATGCCGCCACCGGCGATATCGTCGCCGTGGGCGGCTACGCGGGGCTGGCGGCGCATCACCTGTCGGGATCGCTCGTCGTCGCCGGCCTGGCCGGCGCGGCCGGCGGCGCCGTCGCATCGGTGCTGGCCTTTCTGCTGGCTTTCCGGCCGGTCATCCGCCGCTCGGTCATTACGCTGCTGCTGACTTCCATCGGCGTGGGCTTCGTCATCCGCGCCGCGCTGGGCGTCCTGTTCGGCCACGACCCGCGCGCCTTCGACATGCCGCTGGAGCGCGCCTGGCGCTTCGGCGATATCTCCATCGCACCGGCGGACCTCAGTTTGGCCGCGCTGACGCTGGCGACGCTGGCGCTGGTATTCGTCATCCTCTATGCCACGCCGCTGGGCCGGTCCCTGCGCGCCATCGCCGACGATCCGGACCTGGCCCGCGTCAGCGGCATCCGCCGCGAACGATGCATGCTGGCCATGTGGACCATCGCCGGCGTGGTGTGCGGCATCGCCGGCACCGTGACCGGCATGCGCACGGTGGTCTATCCGGACGCGGGCTGGAACCTGCTGCTGCCCGCGTTCGCCGCCGCGGTGGTGGGCGGCCTGGGCAATCCCGTGGGCGCCGTCATGGGAGCCCTGTTGCTGGGCGTGCTGCAGGAACTGTCCACGCCGGTGGTGGGCTTCGTCTACAAGATCGCGCTGGGCTACGTCTTCATGATGATCGTGCTGCTGCTGCGCCCGCAAGGGCTGTTCAACCGGCCGGTGGGGGTGCGCTGA